The proteins below come from a single Lepeophtheirus salmonis chromosome 4, UVic_Lsal_1.4, whole genome shotgun sequence genomic window:
- the LOC121115668 gene encoding uncharacterized protein: protein MMFILFLSMHFISFFHTSLSSSCIDASKWINALGGYRVEVSNQNFDSSIITFTCAEGYYLIGSSKLNCYRGILNGSFPICSMDIGINGIPSQSSGNSPYYAINSDLMTCSQTLETDASPWWMLDLLQVVEISAIRIVLTHHNFDRIMVESMEVRIGNSSNYQDNPICAFLIQDDKEVNENDTIVIPCAGARGRYISLNSVNTEPRFLILCKVLILVDPSKYIHPRQCLSPNEGYLHHQRLTRFKVINGRCVIWRRGKESSFLEARNFCENRGLRLPLTSVDLNYHNVRSSILVRWLSHHFEYKSSPRSYTWVSISGTREKFEDDVNSSTTTKTTELNEEVMLDCWALDTANAWKWNLRPCESKAHVVCVSDPKTCVNPEVNFGTRIKKPHSFWIENKRPWVTGTTISYECMNKSRIIHPKSYQKRTCTKSGHWSGSTPFCIDSISDRHHHQFYHTLLAEHNTLIKDSHPASDSSLARDIEIEIQGEEEQVTYTGGSSQEQDSLINLSNNFVDLNVVKNCEDESENGTCSSYLFEDGSSSQFSSSFANFSKYTCVLTSAKLIVVVIFINVAMFGH from the exons ATGATGTTCATTTTATTCCTTTCGATGCATTTCATCTCCTTTTTCCATACCTCACTCTCATCTTCCTGTATTGATGCCTCTAAATGGATCAATGCTTTAGGAGGATATAGAGTGGAAGTCTCAAATCAGAACTTTGACTCATCTATCATTACATTTACTTGTGCCGAGGGATACTACTTGATTGGATCATCAAAGTTGAACTGTTATCGAGGAATATTGAATGGATCCTTTCCCATATGTTCCATGGACATTGGGATAAATGGAATCCCTTCCCAATCCAGTGGAAATTCTCCATATTATGCTATTAATTCAG ATCTTATGACTTGTTCACAAACCCTTGAAACGGACGCAAGTCCTTGGTGGATGTTGGATCTTCTTCAAGTCGTAGAAATCTCTGCTATAAGAATTGTTTTAACGCATCATAATTTCGATCGCATAATGGTCGAGTCAATGGAGGTACGGATTGGGAACTCTTCCAATTATCAGGATAATCCTATATGTGCGTTCCTTATACAGGACGATAAAGAAGTGAATGAAAATGATACAATCGTGATTCCGTGTGCTGGAGcaag AGGACGATATATATCTCTCAATAGCGTGAACACAGAGCCACGCTTCCTAATTCTTTGTAAAGTCCTCATCCTTGTTGATCCCTCAAAGTACATTCATCCCAGACAATGTTTATCCCCAAACGAAGGATATTTACATCATCAACGTCTTACTCGATTCAAGGTCATAAATGGACGATGTGTCATTTGGAGACGAGGGAAAGAAAGCTCTTTCCTTGAGGCTCGCAACTTTTGTGAAAACCGTGGTCTTCGTCTCCCACTCACATCCGTGGATCTTAACTACCATAATGTACGTTCCTCCATTCTGGTTAGATGGCTCTCACATCACTTTGAGTACAAAAGCAGTCCTCGCTCCTATACATGGGTCTCCATATCCGGAACAAGAGAAAAGTTCGAGGATGATGTTAATTCATCCACGACTACGAAAACTACGGAACTTAACGAAGAAGTTATGTTGGACTGTTGGGCTTTAGACACGGCAAATGCTTGGAAATGGAATTTGAGGCCTTGTGAATCCAAGGCGCATGTTGTGTGTGTTAGTGATCCCAAGACTTGTGTAAATCCAGAAGTGAATTTCGGGACAAGGATTAAAAAAC caCATTCCTTTTGGATTGAGAATAAACGGCCTTGGGTGACGGGAACAACGATTTCCTATGAGTGTATGAATAAATCCCGAATTATTCATCCCAAAAGTTACCAAAAACGAACCTGTACAAAAAGTGGTCACTGGTCAGGATCAACTCCTTTTTGTATAGACTCCATTTCAGATCGCCATCATCATCAATTCTACCATACTTTGCTGGCAGAACATAATACTCTAATCAAAGACTCTCACCCTGCCTCTGATTCTTCCCTTGCAAGAGACATTGAAATCGAAATACAAGGAGAAGAGGAGCAGGTCACTTACACAGGAGGCTCTTCACAAGAGCAGGACTCTCTAATTaacttatcaaataattttgtggatttaaatgttgtaaaaaattgtGAGGATGAGTCTGAGAATGGAACATGTTCATCTTACCTCTTTGAGGATGGAAGTAGCTCTCAATTCTCTTCTTCCTTTGCCAATTTTTCAAAGTATACCTGCGTGCTAACATCAGCAAAGTTAATTgttgtagttatttttataaacgtGGCCATGTTTGGACATTGA